TTGCCAGTGTCGTTGATCTTCGCGACTGATCTGAATCGATTGGCGCAATGGATCATCGAGATCGTCGATCAGTTCCCCCAGACGCTCCTCGCTCATGGGTGGAACAGCCGAAAGCTGGGCAAGGATCTGACGGTGAGCCACGAGATCCGCATAACGACGTATCGGTGATGTCGCCTGCACATAGGCGGCCAGTCCGAGGCTGAAATGGGGCATGGGTCGTGTGCCCTGTATGCCACGGCTCAAGCACCGCTTGATCGCCGCATCGCGCGCTGGTCCCTCTGGGATGCGGTCAAGTTCATCGCTGCTGGGCAACTCCGCTGCAGGTTGGCTGCGGTATGGAAGCGGGAGGTTGTGCTCTTGCCCAAAGCTGGCCACAACTGCCCCCATCAGCAGCATCGCTTCACTCACCATCAACCGAGAGGGTGATGGATCAATCACCTGCAGCGTCAACGCCCCGTCACTGCGGCGGAAGCGTCCTTCGGGTCGGTCAAACATCACGGCCCCGTTGGAGCGACGCCAGCGCATGCGCTGCAGCAACAGTCGAGACAGATCCGAGAGAGCCTCATCGCCTGGTGGAGCCAATTCGATCAGCTCATCACCATCGGTGTAGGTGAGGCCGTAGCGGGGTCGGATCCAGCTGCGCGCAATCCGTTGTTCCGCCACAGCACCATCGTCATCAAGGCGGACGGCCACACTCAGGGCTGCACAACGCTGCCCGGCCCGCAGGCTGAGGGGACCTGCTGCCAGCTCAAGAGGAAGCATGGGCATCACACCCTCCGCCAAATACAAACTGGTGGCCCGACGTCTGGCTTCCTGATCGAGGGGGGAGTTAATACCGATCAGCCGACTGGGATCAGCGATGTGAATCCAGATCCAATCGACGCCGTCACGACGCTCCAGGGAGAGAGCGTCATCAATTTCTCGGGTTCCTGCATCGTCCAGGCTGTAGGTCGCCAGGTGAGTGAGGTCGATGCGTTGCTCATCCCCAGGCTGCTGTTCATTCGACAGAGCAACAAGGCGATTCGCTTCCTCCACCAGATCAATGGGAAAACTGCGAGACCAGACGCTGCCTCTCAAGCCAATGGGCTCATCGGGATCGAGCAACCCACGCACGCTTAACCACTGCCGCAGATCGGCGGCATCCGATCCGATCGATAACGGTGCCGACCACTGCTGGAGATCCAGATCGGAGCCCAACGCCGCGGGATTGTCTTTCAGCAACTGAATCCAGTGGCTGAAGCGCTCATTCCAAAGCTGGCCCAGTTCGAGGCGTTCATCGTCGCTGAGGGCACGCTGCGCCCGCAGCAACGCGAGCTGCCGTTGTTCCTTCCTTTGCGCTTGGCGCTCAGAACGGCGCTGGCGCCGCTGGCTGGCACGCTCCTCGAGGGTCAGCGGTTGGATCAAGCGGTCTCGACGCCAGCGGAACAACTGTTGGCTGCCATGCAGCCAGGCCCACAGCGCTGCCAGACCAGCAAGGTTGAACGGGGTCAAAACCAACTCCCCCAACTCACACAGGCTCAGGCGAGCCATGCCCCCCGGTTGATCCGTTTCCAGCAGCTGCCAAGCCTCCACGACGGCCCTTGCTGATGGTGCGCTGTCCTGCACCTGCTCAGGAGTAGGCAGTTCACTGCCATCGAACAGATGCTCGGGATCAATGGCAATCAGCTCGCGCAGAGGCAAGCCCTGGTCACGACGTTGACCACCAAAAGAAACAACCGTCTTGCTGCCCTTAATGGACAGAAGACGGCCGAAAAGAGGAGAACCCTTGAGAACAACCGCGACGGTGTCTCCGGGTTGGATGGAGTTGTTCAACGCCCGAGGATCAACCTTCGGGGTTCACGAACGGCAGAAGGGCAACGATGCGGGCACGCTTGACGGCGTTGGTGAGATCGCGCTGCTGCTTGGCGGTCAAACCGGTGAGGCGACGGGGA
The Synechococcus sp. PROS-U-1 DNA segment above includes these coding regions:
- a CDS encoding ribonuclease catalytic domain-containing protein: MNNSIQPGDTVAVVLKGSPLFGRLLSIKGSKTVVSFGGQRRDQGLPLRELIAIDPEHLFDGSELPTPEQVQDSAPSARAVVEAWQLLETDQPGGMARLSLCELGELVLTPFNLAGLAALWAWLHGSQQLFRWRRDRLIQPLTLEERASQRRQRRSERQAQRKEQRQLALLRAQRALSDDERLELGQLWNERFSHWIQLLKDNPAALGSDLDLQQWSAPLSIGSDAADLRQWLSVRGLLDPDEPIGLRGSVWSRSFPIDLVEEANRLVALSNEQQPGDEQRIDLTHLATYSLDDAGTREIDDALSLERRDGVDWIWIHIADPSRLIGINSPLDQEARRRATSLYLAEGVMPMLPLELAAGPLSLRAGQRCAALSVAVRLDDDGAVAEQRIARSWIRPRYGLTYTDGDELIELAPPGDEALSDLSRLLLQRMRWRRSNGAVMFDRPEGRFRRSDGALTLQVIDPSPSRLMVSEAMLLMGAVVASFGQEHNLPLPYRSQPAAELPSSDELDRIPEGPARDAAIKRCLSRGIQGTRPMPHFSLGLAAYVQATSPIRRYADLVAHRQILAQLSAVPPMSEERLGELIDDLDDPLRQSIQISREDQRHWQQVWFAERQSTVWSAEFLRWLRPQDRLALVHVSDLAMDLVGCVAATDPAPGDTLDLRVGRADPVRGELQLQMG